From Selenomonadales bacterium, a single genomic window includes:
- a CDS encoding sodium:alanine symporter family protein, with the protein MEQLMAFNNWLNGIVWGPPILVLIVGTGIYLTLKVNFLQVTHIGFALKNTIMKVFEKQETSATEITPFQALSTAVAATVGVGNI; encoded by the coding sequence GTGGAACAACTAATGGCGTTTAACAACTGGCTGAACGGCATCGTATGGGGACCTCCGATTCTAGTGTTGATTGTCGGAACAGGCATCTACCTGACGCTTAAGGTGAACTTCCTCCAAGTAACGCATATCGGCTTTGCACTTAAAAATACTATTATGAAGGTGTTCGAGAAACAGGAGACCTCCGCGACCGAAATTACACCCTTCCAGGCGCTGTCTACCGCTGTGGCGGCAACCGTCGGCGTAGGTAACATC
- a CDS encoding isoleucine--tRNA ligase → MFKKVPSKVDFPAMEESILEFWRQEKVFEKTQARREDSPRYVFYEGPPTANGLPHIGHAMARSMKDLIPRYKTMDGYLVRRKAGWDTHGLPVELEVEKELGIKGKPDIEAYGVTAFIEACRASVFKYEQEWQKLTERLGFWLDMDNPYVTYKNEYIESVWWSLRQAWDKGLLYQGFKVLPYCSRCGTSLSSHEVAQGYEEVEDPSVFVRFPLADVAGRSFLVWTTTPWTLPSNVMLVVGADIEYVLVKHRGEELILAKNCLAVLQGEYEVVETFSGKELVGTKYRPPYALPSLKGYEVHYVVAGDFVTTTDGTGIVHAAPAFGEDDSRLASQLNLPTVNPVDASGRFTGDVGEWQGLFVKDADPHIIKYLEEQGLLYDAGRCTHNYPFCWRCDTPLLYYARSSWFIRMTALKEQMLANNNTINWFPEHLRAGRFGNFLENIVDWAISRERYWGTPLPIWRCECGYDHCVGSLEELRSLALNLPDELDLHRPYIDDVLLSCAKCGGQMKRVGEVLDCWYDSGSMPFAQWHYPFENQTLFEESFPADYICEGIDQTRGWFYTLLAISTFTFGRSPYLNVVSTEMGLDEHGKKMSKSRGNRFDPWDAFKVVGADGLRWFIYTVNPPWYTKRFSMEAMQEHQRRVLGTLWNVYSFFVLYANIDGFDPKDADIPAYERPLIDRWLLAKLNNTIKEVRAGLDVFNSMTATRAIDEFVDELSNWYVRRNRRRFWKGAMDADKAAAYLTLYETLVTLTKLMAPFTPFVSEELYQNLVVTVDHEAPASVHMQSYPVADETMIDAVLVAEMSLARDIVSLGRAVRSHANVKVRQPVGKLYFVKPGVAPLRGEILALVQDELNVKAVSAAEDTTRFVTYSVKPNFRLLGPRFGQNVQRLAKLLAGVDQVVLAEAVTQGRPLEVLLDGQPVRLEQTELDIRAQERAGFQAESLAGLTVIMDLTLTPELVEEGLVRELVSKLQAMRKDAGFEVDDKIVLSLSGDLNVTAAVDKWCAYVQDEVLATHITSEPLADAFTRMLEVNGHEVEASVKKQVTT, encoded by the coding sequence ATGTTTAAGAAAGTACCGAGCAAAGTAGATTTTCCGGCGATGGAAGAGAGCATCCTCGAGTTTTGGCGGCAGGAAAAAGTGTTTGAAAAGACTCAGGCCAGGCGCGAAGACAGCCCGCGTTATGTGTTCTACGAGGGGCCGCCTACGGCTAACGGTTTGCCGCATATCGGGCACGCCATGGCCCGCTCTATGAAGGATCTTATTCCTCGCTACAAGACTATGGACGGCTACTTAGTGCGCCGCAAAGCAGGGTGGGATACACACGGTCTGCCGGTAGAGCTTGAAGTCGAGAAAGAGCTAGGCATCAAAGGTAAGCCCGATATCGAGGCCTATGGCGTCACGGCCTTTATTGAGGCGTGTCGCGCCAGCGTGTTTAAGTACGAACAGGAGTGGCAAAAGCTTACCGAGCGCCTAGGTTTTTGGTTGGATATGGATAACCCCTATGTCACGTACAAAAATGAGTACATCGAGTCGGTGTGGTGGTCGCTGCGCCAAGCGTGGGATAAGGGGCTACTCTATCAAGGGTTTAAGGTGCTGCCGTATTGCTCGCGCTGTGGCACGTCGCTCTCGAGCCATGAAGTAGCACAAGGCTACGAAGAAGTTGAAGACCCTTCGGTTTTTGTGCGCTTTCCGCTGGCAGACGTCGCGGGAAGGTCGTTCCTCGTCTGGACTACTACTCCGTGGACACTGCCAAGTAACGTTATGTTAGTAGTGGGGGCCGACATTGAATATGTACTGGTAAAGCACCGCGGCGAAGAGCTCATTTTAGCAAAGAATTGTCTGGCAGTGCTGCAAGGAGAGTACGAGGTCGTAGAGACTTTTTCCGGCAAGGAGCTTGTCGGCACTAAGTACCGTCCTCCTTACGCCTTGCCAAGCTTAAAGGGCTACGAAGTGCACTATGTGGTAGCCGGCGATTTCGTTACTACCACCGACGGTACAGGCATTGTCCACGCCGCACCCGCATTTGGCGAAGATGACAGCCGCTTGGCGAGCCAGCTTAATTTGCCGACAGTAAATCCGGTTGACGCGTCCGGCCGCTTTACCGGCGACGTCGGCGAATGGCAGGGGCTATTTGTTAAGGACGCCGACCCCCATATCATTAAGTACCTTGAGGAACAAGGCCTGCTTTATGATGCCGGGCGTTGCACCCACAACTATCCCTTCTGCTGGCGCTGCGACACTCCGCTCCTTTACTACGCCAGAAGCTCGTGGTTTATCCGCATGACCGCGCTTAAAGAGCAAATGCTCGCCAATAACAACACCATCAACTGGTTCCCCGAGCATCTGCGAGCCGGGCGCTTCGGCAACTTCCTTGAGAACATCGTGGACTGGGCCATCAGTCGCGAGCGTTATTGGGGCACCCCGTTGCCTATTTGGCGCTGTGAGTGCGGCTACGACCACTGCGTCGGGAGCCTCGAGGAGCTGCGCAGCCTCGCGCTTAACTTACCGGATGAGCTGGACTTACACAGGCCCTACATCGACGATGTGCTTCTTTCGTGCGCGAAGTGCGGCGGGCAAATGAAGCGTGTCGGCGAAGTGCTCGACTGCTGGTACGACTCCGGCAGCATGCCCTTTGCGCAGTGGCACTATCCCTTCGAGAACCAAACGCTGTTCGAAGAGAGCTTCCCCGCGGACTATATCTGCGAAGGCATCGACCAAACGCGCGGCTGGTTCTATACCTTGCTCGCCATCTCTACGTTCACTTTTGGGCGCTCGCCATATCTTAACGTCGTTTCGACCGAAATGGGCTTAGATGAACACGGCAAGAAGATGAGCAAGTCGCGCGGTAACCGCTTTGACCCTTGGGACGCCTTTAAGGTTGTCGGGGCGGATGGCCTCAGGTGGTTTATCTATACGGTCAACCCGCCCTGGTACACCAAGCGCTTCTCTATGGAGGCCATGCAGGAGCACCAAAGGCGCGTCTTAGGTACGCTTTGGAACGTCTACTCCTTCTTTGTGCTCTACGCCAATATTGACGGCTTCGACCCCAAAGACGCAGACATTCCTGCTTACGAACGCCCGCTTATTGACCGCTGGCTTTTGGCCAAGCTCAACAACACAATCAAGGAAGTGCGCGCAGGCTTAGATGTCTTTAACAGCATGACCGCTACGCGTGCTATCGACGAGTTTGTGGATGAGCTAAGCAACTGGTACGTGCGCCGCAACCGCCGCCGCTTCTGGAAAGGCGCGATGGATGCGGACAAGGCCGCCGCCTATCTCACTCTTTACGAGACGCTAGTGACATTGACCAAGCTAATGGCGCCCTTTACCCCGTTTGTCAGTGAAGAGCTTTACCAGAACCTAGTTGTCACTGTAGACCACGAGGCGCCCGCCAGTGTTCATATGCAGAGCTACCCCGTAGCTGACGAAACGATGATCGATGCCGTGTTAGTAGCAGAAATGTCGCTCGCGCGCGATATCGTCTCGCTTGGGCGCGCGGTGCGGAGCCACGCCAATGTAAAGGTGCGCCAACCGGTAGGGAAGCTTTATTTCGTTAAGCCGGGTGTAGCGCCGCTTAGGGGCGAAATCTTAGCCCTTGTTCAAGATGAACTTAACGTCAAGGCAGTGTCTGCGGCAGAGGATACGACTCGCTTTGTAACCTACAGCGTAAAACCAAACTTCCGTTTGCTTGGCCCGCGTTTCGGCCAGAATGTGCAAAGGCTTGCTAAGCTGCTTGCAGGCGTTGACCAGGTTGTCTTAGCTGAGGCGGTGACGCAAGGCAGGCCCCTAGAGGTCTTGCTAGATGGTCAGCCGGTGAGGCTAGAGCAAACGGAATTAGATATCCGCGCGCAGGAGCGCGCAGGGTTCCAAGCCGAATCCTTAGCCGGCCTAACCGTGATTATGGACCTTACGCTTACGCCGGAACTAGTCGAAGAAGGCTTAGTGCGCGAGTTAGTGAGCAAGCTGCAGGCCATGCGCAAGGACGCAGGTTTTGAGGTAGACGACAAAATCGTGCTGTCGCTTAGCGGCGACCTTAACGTCACTGCTGCGGTCGACAAATGGTGTGCGTATGTGCAGGATGAAGTTCTTGCGACGCACATAACTAGCGAGCCGCTCGCAGATGCGTTCACGCGCATGTTGGAAGTTAACGGCCACGAAGTTGAAGCGTCTGTTAAGAAGCAGGTAACCACCTAA
- a CDS encoding spore coat protein — protein MYLTDAKHHEELCIAKYNHYTEAVSDPELKQIFKRAGQQETNHLHTVQQILQGRIPDMTSQTTQAQQTTTGGGSTRAGQGGSMTQRLSGMGSTGNTDATTMVASHTQYTGQGGLSEEQICNDLLTTEKAVSDMYDSAVFESSNQQLRQTLNHIQKEEQDHAFAIFQFMQKKGWYQTQ, from the coding sequence ATGTATCTCACCGACGCCAAACATCACGAAGAGCTGTGTATCGCCAAGTACAACCACTACACCGAGGCAGTTTCCGACCCGGAACTAAAGCAGATCTTTAAGCGCGCCGGGCAACAGGAAACCAATCACCTTCACACCGTGCAGCAAATACTCCAGGGTCGCATTCCGGACATGACTTCGCAGACAACGCAGGCGCAACAGACGACCACAGGCGGCGGTTCAACGCGCGCCGGTCAGGGTGGTTCGATGACGCAACGCTTGAGCGGTATGGGCAGTACAGGGAACACCGATGCGACGACCATGGTGGCGAGCCATACCCAGTACACCGGCCAGGGCGGCCTCTCCGAAGAGCAAATCTGTAACGACCTGCTGACTACTGAGAAGGCAGTTTCCGACATGTACGACAGCGCCGTCTTTGAGTCAAGCAATCAGCAGCTGCGGCAGACCCTGAACCACATCCAGAAAGAAGAGCAAGACCACGCCTTTGCTATCTTCCAGTTCATGCAGAAAAAAGGCTGGTATCAGACGCAGTAG
- a CDS encoding DUF1275 domain-containing protein, translated as MQQNAQVSSWGILANYTYLVTIGTLMSLTAGTINGIATNAIVFDRVSHLTGRVNNMIRDLVTNPAHGLLVVGIVYIFVMGTFLGGKLLPRLGLTRSLLVPVIPLACVCLLLYVSRVTATPKDLYFPVRYLMAYLLALAMGLQNSVTSQTALGRTTHFTGDLTDMGLAFAHNKWRQAGYIFAKHLGFACGGFSGFVLSRTVAEYIGIAVATGFFVALVLAAARLSSVGAEH; from the coding sequence ATGCAGCAGAACGCACAGGTTAGCTCATGGGGAATTCTCGCCAACTACACGTATCTAGTGACCATCGGCACGTTAATGTCGCTCACGGCCGGGACAATTAACGGCATTGCCACGAATGCCATTGTCTTTGACAGAGTGTCGCATCTGACCGGACGCGTCAATAACATGATACGGGATTTAGTGACTAACCCCGCGCATGGCCTTTTGGTCGTAGGGATAGTCTACATCTTTGTTATGGGAACCTTTTTGGGCGGCAAGCTATTGCCACGCCTCGGTCTTACGCGGAGTCTATTGGTTCCCGTGATTCCACTGGCCTGTGTCTGCTTGTTGCTCTACGTCTCACGGGTAACAGCTACGCCCAAAGACCTGTACTTCCCTGTGCGTTACCTGATGGCTTATCTCTTAGCTTTAGCTATGGGTTTGCAGAACTCGGTAACCAGCCAGACGGCGCTCGGGCGCACTACGCATTTTACCGGCGACCTCACCGACATGGGACTGGCCTTTGCCCATAACAAGTGGCGGCAGGCGGGCTACATTTTCGCCAAACATTTAGGCTTTGCCTGCGGGGGTTTTTCCGGCTTCGTGCTTAGCCGTACAGTGGCGGAATACATCGGCATTGCCGTAGCTACAGGGTTTTTCGTCGCACTCGTGCTCGCTGCCGCGCGGCTGTCGTCTGTCGGCGCAGAGCACTAA
- a CDS encoding DUF192 domain-containing protein codes for MARAQGPTTHHLTVKRAGTFLARLVGLMFRAGMAPLGGLLLTPCRSVHTCFMRFPLDVVFLDADFRVVGVVLHLAPWRFTGHNPQAHHALELSVGEVARLGIRLGDTLHLQDSSS; via the coding sequence ATGGCGCGAGCGCAGGGACCGACGACGCACCACCTTACCGTCAAGCGAGCTGGTACTTTCTTAGCGCGTCTCGTTGGGCTTATGTTTCGCGCCGGCATGGCCCCGCTCGGGGGGCTCTTACTTACGCCTTGCCGCAGCGTACACACCTGCTTTATGCGCTTTCCACTCGACGTAGTCTTTCTCGATGCAGATTTTCGCGTGGTGGGGGTAGTCTTGCACTTAGCGCCTTGGCGTTTTACCGGGCACAACCCGCAGGCTCACCACGCGTTAGAGCTAAGTGTCGGGGAAGTTGCACGTCTCGGCATTCGGCTCGGAGACACGCTGCATTTGCAGGATTCCTCGTCTTAA
- a CDS encoding type II secretion system F family protein, with translation MALQLSLLVALLIFAVGLLALSYLFQARLRVERRLLAVTELRLERVQEGEASPLQRPLYERIVAPLLQAVGKMLQSWAPQALRTALARRVRAAGLEITAEQFAGWYMVAGACGACLFAFVAWLRAESTLTVLAASFAGGVVSAGLPELVLRQRQAERHTRIVRALPDVLDLLTVSVNAGLGFDSALMKVTEKMKGPLPSELGQVLHEIKMGVARRDALKALADRTGVEELRAFVSTIIQADQLGVSISKVLKLQSESLRQRRRQRAEEMALKAPIKMLFPLVFFIFPTLFIVLLGPALLQMLAGLTGM, from the coding sequence ATGGCCTTACAGCTATCGCTCTTAGTTGCGTTACTTATCTTCGCCGTGGGCCTGCTCGCCCTAAGCTACTTGTTTCAGGCACGCTTGCGTGTGGAAAGGCGTCTCCTGGCAGTGACGGAGCTTAGGTTAGAGCGTGTACAGGAAGGCGAAGCCTCGCCGCTGCAACGGCCGCTCTACGAGCGCATTGTAGCGCCCCTTCTACAGGCGGTGGGGAAGATGCTGCAGTCATGGGCGCCGCAGGCGCTGCGAACTGCGCTGGCTAGACGGGTGCGCGCTGCCGGGCTTGAGATTACGGCGGAGCAGTTCGCGGGGTGGTACATGGTGGCAGGCGCCTGCGGAGCATGCCTCTTTGCGTTCGTGGCCTGGCTGCGTGCAGAGTCTACGCTAACCGTGCTAGCCGCGAGTTTCGCAGGGGGGGTAGTGAGTGCCGGCCTGCCGGAGCTCGTGCTCAGGCAACGTCAGGCAGAGCGGCACACGCGTATCGTGCGCGCCTTGCCGGATGTCTTAGATCTGTTGACGGTCAGCGTAAACGCAGGCCTAGGGTTTGACAGCGCACTTATGAAAGTCACCGAAAAGATGAAGGGCCCGCTGCCGTCTGAGCTAGGGCAAGTTCTGCACGAGATAAAAATGGGTGTCGCCCGCCGCGATGCGCTTAAGGCTCTAGCAGATAGGACCGGCGTAGAGGAGCTGCGCGCGTTTGTCAGCACCATTATTCAGGCCGACCAGCTCGGTGTCAGCATCAGCAAAGTTCTGAAGTTGCAGTCGGAGAGTCTTAGGCAGAGGCGGAGACAGCGTGCCGAGGAAATGGCCCTCAAAGCGCCCATAAAAATGCTTTTCCCGCTCGTCTTCTTTATTTTCCCCACTCTGTTTATTGTGCTACTCGGCCCGGCACTCCTGCAGATGCTTGCCGGGCTAACCGGGATGTGA
- a CDS encoding type II secretion system F family protein codes for MTAFIALLVSAVLGLILVAAVRVWHNRRHRVSLRLRGYSLEGRTERPGMSKPRGRALMSRIFLTRFALRQLALRYAPILERAGIPLRGEEMAGAIGLSTCLGLALGVALAGALGGLLGGIIGYLVPGYMLQMHLSKRLRAAEEQLGDFLAFAANAMRAGNSLMQAMELAGRDLAPPISTEMRRTLREISLGVNMDDAWQSLVTRLPSGDMDLVATAVLIQRQVGGDLAGVLDNIASTIRERQRMKAQVRTLTAQGRLSGIVIAMLPFGLFGMFSVINPSYVRLLWTEPLGLMMLAMGIVSQVIGMVVISRIIRIDV; via the coding sequence GTGACTGCGTTTATTGCTTTGTTGGTATCGGCTGTCCTCGGGCTCATCTTAGTGGCGGCGGTGCGTGTTTGGCACAACCGACGCCACCGCGTAAGTCTGCGTCTGCGCGGCTACAGCCTTGAGGGACGCACCGAAAGGCCAGGCATGAGCAAGCCTCGCGGTAGGGCACTTATGTCGCGCATTTTTTTGACGCGCTTCGCGTTGCGGCAACTGGCGCTGCGCTACGCGCCCATACTTGAGCGGGCGGGCATTCCCTTGCGCGGCGAAGAGATGGCCGGGGCAATTGGCTTAAGCACGTGTTTGGGGCTAGCGTTAGGAGTAGCGCTCGCGGGAGCGCTAGGCGGGTTGCTCGGGGGAATTATTGGCTATTTGGTGCCGGGCTATATGTTGCAGATGCACCTTAGCAAGCGCTTGCGCGCCGCGGAAGAGCAACTAGGGGACTTCTTAGCCTTTGCCGCTAACGCTATGCGCGCGGGCAACAGCCTGATGCAGGCCATGGAGCTGGCGGGGCGAGACCTCGCGCCGCCGATCAGTACCGAAATGCGGCGCACCTTGCGCGAAATAAGCCTCGGCGTAAATATGGACGACGCTTGGCAAAGTCTAGTGACGCGCCTGCCGAGCGGCGATATGGACCTCGTGGCCACCGCCGTGCTTATTCAGCGGCAGGTCGGCGGCGACCTCGCCGGCGTTCTCGACAACATAGCCAGCACGATTCGCGAGCGACAGCGCATGAAGGCTCAAGTGCGAACGTTGACGGCGCAGGGCAGGCTGTCGGGCATTGTTATTGCCATGCTGCCTTTTGGGCTGTTTGGCATGTTTAGCGTTATCAACCCTAGTTATGTGCGTTTGCTGTGGACGGAACCGCTCGGGCTAATGATGCTTGCTATGGGGATAGTCTCGCAGGTTATTGGCATGGTCGTCATCAGCCGTATTATTCGCATTGACGTGTAG
- a CDS encoding CpaF family protein, protein MSLLKRLESGAERPTAQTGGKRGVAVLPNDPERALLTTIHQAIVREVKPELLRDAEQEIELKASIAEITERCLGESGLVMSRQDRLRIVQRLTDEITGFGPITALLNDDEVSEIMVNSARQVFVERKGRLEACDVAFRDDAHVIQVIEKIVAPLGRRIDESSPMVDARLPDGSRVNAIIPPLALRGPALTIRKFSRDPLTIDSLIGFGTLSPSMAKFLEACVLGRLNIVVSGGTGSGKTTTLNCLSSFIPPDERIVTIEDAAELQLKQEHVVTLEARPPNIEGKGAVSIRDLVRNSLRMRPNRVVIGEVRGGEALDMLQAMNTGHDGSLTTGHANTPRDMLSRLETMVLMAGMDLPVRAIREQIASAIDVIVQQSRFRDGSRKVTHICEVVGMEGDIITLQDIFLYTQDGKDAAGRVAGEFKPTGIRPNFAKKLLESGIGLPADLFLPRGG, encoded by the coding sequence ATGTCACTGTTAAAGCGTCTAGAGAGCGGTGCCGAGCGACCGACGGCTCAAACCGGTGGCAAACGGGGCGTCGCCGTCCTGCCTAACGACCCTGAGCGCGCTTTGCTTACGACCATTCATCAGGCGATTGTGCGTGAGGTCAAGCCGGAGCTCCTGCGTGATGCAGAGCAAGAGATTGAGCTCAAGGCGAGTATTGCCGAAATCACCGAGCGGTGTTTGGGCGAAAGCGGGCTAGTGATGAGCCGGCAAGACCGTTTGCGCATCGTACAAAGGCTTACCGACGAAATCACCGGGTTTGGCCCCATTACCGCACTGCTCAATGATGACGAGGTCAGCGAAATAATGGTCAACAGCGCGCGGCAGGTCTTCGTGGAGCGCAAGGGAAGGCTCGAAGCTTGCGACGTCGCCTTTCGCGACGATGCGCACGTTATTCAGGTCATCGAAAAAATCGTGGCTCCGCTCGGGCGACGCATCGACGAGAGCTCGCCGATGGTCGATGCGCGACTCCCAGACGGCTCGCGCGTTAACGCCATCATCCCGCCGTTAGCTTTGCGGGGGCCTGCGTTAACCATTCGCAAATTTAGCCGCGACCCCCTGACAATCGATTCGTTGATTGGCTTTGGCACGCTTAGTCCAAGCATGGCCAAGTTTCTTGAGGCTTGCGTCTTAGGCCGGCTTAACATCGTAGTATCGGGCGGCACTGGCAGCGGCAAGACCACGACGCTAAACTGCCTTTCGTCCTTTATTCCCCCGGATGAGCGCATCGTGACAATTGAAGATGCCGCGGAGCTACAGCTAAAGCAGGAACATGTCGTGACTTTGGAGGCGCGGCCGCCAAATATTGAGGGCAAAGGCGCGGTCAGCATCAGGGACTTAGTGCGTAACTCCCTGCGCATGCGCCCAAACCGCGTGGTTATTGGCGAAGTGCGAGGCGGCGAAGCACTAGACATGCTGCAGGCTATGAACACAGGGCACGACGGCTCGCTTACGACCGGGCATGCTAACACCCCGCGCGATATGCTGTCGCGCTTAGAGACTATGGTCTTAATGGCGGGGATGGATTTGCCCGTGCGCGCCATTCGCGAACAGATAGCCTCGGCCATAGACGTAATCGTACAGCAAAGCCGCTTTCGCGACGGCAGCCGCAAGGTTACTCATATCTGCGAGGTAGTGGGCATGGAAGGAGATATCATTACCCTGCAGGACATTTTCCTCTATACACAGGACGGTAAAGACGCCGCGGGTCGCGTCGCGGGTGAGTTTAAGCCTACCGGGATCAGGCCCAATTTCGCCAAGAAACTGCTGGAGTCGGGCATCGGGTTGCCGGCAGACTTGTTTTTGCCGCGGGGGGGATAA